The following coding sequences are from one Mycobacterium bourgelatii window:
- a CDS encoding fatty acid desaturase family protein yields the protein MAITDVDVFAHLTDADIESLAYELDAIRQDIEDSRGERDARYIRRTIAAQRALEVSARLLLAASSRRSAWWAGTVTLGVAKIVENMEIGHNVMHGQWDWMNDPEIHSSTWEWDMSGSSKHWRYTHNFVHHKYTNILGMDDDVGYGLLRVTRDQPWKRFNLFNLVYNTLLALLFEWGVGLQHVEIGKIVKKRMDHEEARQRIDEFLAKAGRQVVKDYVAYPALTSLSPGATYRSTLTANATANVIRNVWSNAVIFCGHFPDGAEKFTKTDMIGETKGQWYLRQMLGSANFEAGPALRFMSGNLCHQIEHHLYPDLPSNRLHEISVRVRQVCDKYDLPYTTGSFLVQYAKTWRTLAKLSLPNKYLRDNADDAPETRSERMFAELEADFAGPDPATGRRRGLKTAIATVRGWRRDRKAAKRRLAGSDDDLAA from the coding sequence ATGGCGATAACAGACGTCGACGTATTCGCCCATTTGACGGATGCCGACATCGAAAGCCTGGCCTATGAGCTGGACGCCATCCGCCAGGACATCGAAGACTCTCGCGGCGAGCGGGATGCCCGCTACATCCGCCGCACCATTGCCGCTCAGCGGGCGCTAGAGGTTTCCGCCCGACTGCTGCTGGCCGCCAGTTCGCGGCGATCGGCCTGGTGGGCGGGCACGGTAACGCTGGGCGTGGCCAAGATCGTCGAGAACATGGAGATCGGCCACAACGTCATGCACGGCCAGTGGGACTGGATGAACGACCCCGAGATCCATTCCTCGACGTGGGAATGGGACATGAGCGGGTCGTCCAAGCACTGGCGGTACACGCACAACTTCGTGCACCACAAGTACACCAACATCCTGGGCATGGACGACGACGTCGGCTACGGCCTGCTGCGCGTCACCCGCGATCAGCCTTGGAAGCGCTTCAACCTCTTCAATCTGGTCTACAACACGTTGTTGGCCTTGCTGTTTGAGTGGGGCGTAGGCCTGCAGCACGTAGAGATCGGCAAGATCGTCAAGAAGCGGATGGACCACGAAGAAGCCCGGCAACGCATCGACGAATTCTTGGCCAAGGCGGGACGCCAGGTGGTGAAGGACTACGTCGCGTACCCGGCGTTGACCTCGTTGTCGCCCGGCGCAACCTACCGGTCCACGTTGACGGCCAACGCGACGGCCAACGTGATCCGCAACGTATGGTCCAACGCCGTCATCTTCTGCGGTCATTTCCCGGACGGTGCAGAGAAATTCACCAAGACCGACATGATCGGTGAGACCAAGGGGCAGTGGTACCTGCGCCAGATGCTCGGCAGTGCCAACTTCGAAGCCGGGCCGGCGCTGCGGTTCATGAGTGGTAACCTGTGCCACCAGATCGAGCACCACCTGTACCCCGACCTGCCGAGCAACAGGCTGCACGAGATCTCGGTGCGGGTCCGCCAGGTCTGCGACAAATACGACTTGCCTTACACCACAGGCTCTTTCCTGGTGCAGTACGCCAAGACGTGGCGCACTCTGGCCAAACTGTCGTTGCCCAACAAGTACCTGCGCGACAACGCCGACGATGCGCCGGAGACCCGCAGCGAGCGGATGTTCGCCGAACTGGAAGCCGATTTCGCCGGTCCTGACCCGGCAACCGGTCGCCGGCGTGGCCTCAAGACGGCGATCGCCACCGTGCGGGGCTGGCGGCGTGACCGGAAGGCCGCAAAGCGGCGCCTGGCTGGTTCAGACGACGACTTGGCGGCCTAG